From a region of the Candidatus Sulfotelmatobacter sp. genome:
- the purB gene encoding adenylosuccinate lyase: MNDTTYASPFSWRYARPSLRALFSERERRKLWRAVWIALAEAQQQAGLVSPDELADLRAHANEIDLEAALEIEREIGHDLMAEIRVFAKQATVGGGKIHLGATSMDVEDTVETYRLRLALDEIVHGLDALLLAFAERIDQHAELVCMGYTHLQPAEPTTLGYRLAVYGQDLLIDRALLLNAREQLTAKGIRGAVGTSASYTRLLDGTGRTPEEQEQDVLDAFGLTARDVATQTYPRKLDYLLLSTLAGLGASLSKFAFDVRILASPGFGDVAEPFGAKQVGSSAMPFKRNPVMAERIDSLARLLPAYADVAWQNAATNLLERTLDDSANRRTVLPEALLCSDEIVSLATKIVIGLRVDERRIAENLRTYGPFSGTEAILMEAAKRGADRQELHEVIRESAMRAYDELAAGRSNPLATLLADDERIAHWVDPAEVRERLDPLTHVGDAPIRARRLATRIRETVQNHA, encoded by the coding sequence TACGCACGACCGAGCCTCCGAGCGCTCTTCTCGGAGCGGGAGCGCCGCAAGCTCTGGCGGGCCGTTTGGATCGCCCTGGCCGAGGCCCAACAGCAAGCGGGCTTGGTGTCCCCCGACGAGCTCGCCGACCTGCGGGCGCACGCGAACGAGATCGATCTGGAGGCGGCGCTGGAGATCGAGCGCGAGATCGGTCACGACCTGATGGCCGAGATCCGCGTCTTCGCGAAACAGGCGACGGTCGGCGGCGGAAAGATCCACCTCGGCGCGACCTCGATGGACGTCGAGGACACCGTCGAGACGTACCGGCTGCGTCTGGCACTCGACGAGATCGTGCACGGCCTGGACGCGTTGCTGCTGGCCTTCGCCGAGCGCATCGACCAGCACGCCGAGCTGGTCTGCATGGGCTACACGCACTTGCAGCCCGCCGAACCGACGACGCTCGGGTATCGTCTGGCGGTCTACGGCCAGGATTTGCTGATCGACCGCGCGCTGCTGCTCAACGCGCGCGAGCAGCTGACGGCCAAGGGGATTCGCGGCGCGGTCGGCACGTCGGCCTCGTACACGCGCCTGCTCGACGGCACCGGCCGCACCCCCGAAGAGCAGGAGCAGGACGTGCTGGACGCGTTCGGCTTGACCGCGCGTGACGTCGCGACGCAGACGTATCCGCGCAAGCTGGACTATCTGTTGCTCTCGACGCTGGCCGGCCTGGGCGCCTCGCTCTCGAAGTTCGCCTTCGACGTGCGCATCCTCGCCAGCCCCGGGTTCGGCGACGTCGCCGAGCCGTTCGGCGCCAAGCAGGTCGGCTCGAGCGCGATGCCGTTCAAGCGCAATCCGGTGATGGCCGAGCGCATCGACTCGCTCGCGCGGCTCCTGCCGGCGTACGCCGACGTCGCCTGGCAGAACGCGGCGACCAACTTGCTCGAGCGCACGCTCGACGACAGCGCCAACCGGCGGACCGTGTTGCCCGAAGCGCTGCTGTGCAGCGACGAGATCGTGAGCCTGGCGACCAAGATCGTGATCGGCCTGCGCGTCGACGAACGCCGCATCGCCGAGAACTTGCGGACCTACGGCCCGTTCTCGGGGACCGAAGCGATCTTGATGGAGGCCGCCAAGCGCGGCGCCGACCGGCAAGAGCTGCACGAGGTGATCCGCGAGAGCGCGATGCGCGCCTACGACGAGCTGGCCGCCGGCCGCTCGAACCCGCTCGCGACGCTGCTGGCCGACGACGAGCGCATCGCGCACTGGGTCGACCCGGCCGAAGTGCGCGAACGCCTCGACCCGCTCACCCACGTCGGCGACGCGCCGATTCGCGCGCGCCGTCTGGCCACCCGCATCCGAGAGACCGTGCAGAACCATGCGTAA